Proteins encoded within one genomic window of Brassica oleracea var. oleracea cultivar TO1000 unplaced genomic scaffold, BOL UnpScaffold00962, whole genome shotgun sequence:
- the LOC106320576 gene encoding methyltransferase-like protein 1 isoform X3, with protein MKKKSEESSLEKLSTWYEDGEQEGGERSEKRRLSAKASELESSRSKIKEDNKALEEYHDRDKRESGGRDRTHGSSSDSSKRRRWDEAAAADSERGDHNKSSKVSDSERSMKSSSREEKGKTRGIKEDDRDSPLKKGEVGRSSRSKTPDRSGRRHQESEQSEADYDKDRYSRSRGRDDGWSDRDRDQEGWKRRHSSSSDKDQKDGDLHYDRGREREYPRQGRERSEGERSHGRLCGRKDGNRGEAVKALSSGGVSNENYDVIEIQTKPLDGVMNFAQQPPKRPDEDWGGEDSRDEAGEASSDYSGAKARNQRGATPGRTNFMQTPNRGPQTPQGGMKGNRPARGGRGRGGGRDNQQGAIQLPIMGPPFANLGMPPPSPIHSLTPGMSPIPGAPVFMPPFPPALVWPGARGVDGNMLPVNPVLSPLPPGPSGPRFPSIGTPPNPNMFFNPPGSERGGGPPNFSGSTFNVPGPMGRGMPSSDKNAGGWVPPPRGGGPPGKAPSRGEQNDYSQNFVDTGMRPQNFIRELELTNVEDYPKLRELIQKKDEIVSNSASAPMYLKGDLHELELSPELFGTKFDVILVDPPWEEYVHRAPGVSDTMEYWSFEDIINLKIEAIADTPSFVFLWVGDGVGLEQGRQCLKKWGFRRCEDICWVKTNKSSAAPTLRHDSRTVFQRSKEHCLMGIKGTVRRSTDGHIIHANIDTDVIIAEEPPYVAGSTQKPEDMYRIIEHFALGRRRLELFGEDHNIRAGWLTVGKGLSSSNFESQSFVRNFADKDGKVWQGGGGRNPPPDAPHLVVTTPDIESLRPKSPMKNQQQQSYTPSLASSANNSNRRTTGNSPQANPNVVVLHQEASGSNFSVPPPHWAPSPATAPPPMESFRVPEGANNNPRPPEDKTFDMYGFN; from the exons atgaagaaaaaatcaGAAGAGAGTTCGTTAGAAAAGCTGAGTACTTGGTATGAAGACGGAGAGCAGGAAGGTGGAGAGAGAAGCGAGAAGAGAAGATTGAGTGCAAAAGCATCGGAACTTGAGAGTTCCCGAAGTAAAATCAAGGAAGACAACAAGGCTCTTGAAGAGTATCACGATCGCGACAAAAGAGAAAGTGGTGGTCGGGATCGGACTCATGGGTCTTCTTCTGATTCGAGCAAGAGGAGGAGATGGGACGAAGCTGCTGCTGCTGACAGCGAAAGAGGGGATCACAACAAAAGCAGTAAGGTTTCTGATTCTGAGAGAAGTATGAAATCAAGTAGCAGAGAGGAGAAGGGTAAGACACGTGGCATTAAAGAAGATGATAGAGATAGTCCTCTTAAGAAAGGGGAAGTTGGTCGGTCTAGCAGGTCTAAGACACCAGACAGAAGTGGAAGGCGTCATCAAGAATCAGAACAATCAGAGGCTGACTATGACAAGGACAGATATAGCCGATCCAGAGGAAGAGATGATGGATGGTCTGATAGAGACAGGGATCAAGAAGGTTGGAAGAGAAGACATTCTAGTAGCAGTGATAAAGATCAGAAAGATGGGGACTTGCATTATGATCGTGGCAGGGAACGGGAGTATCCAAGGCAAGGACGTGAAAGGAGTGAAGGCGAGAGGTCACATGGTCGTTTGTGTGGTAGGAAAGATGGAAACAGGGGTGAGGCTGTTAAAGCTTTGTCAAGTGGCGGCGTTTCAAACGAGAATTATGATGTGATtgagattcaaaccaaaccactTGATGGGGTAATGAACTTTGCTCAGCAACCTCCCAAAAGGCCTGATGAAGATTGGGG TGGTGAGGATTCGAGAGACGAAGCTGGTGAAGCTAGCTCTGATTACTCAGGAGCTAAAGCAAGAAACCAGAGAGGTGCAACACCTGGTCGGACCAATTTCATGCAAACGCCTAACCGAGGTCCGCAGACTCCACAAGGCGGCATGAAAGGGAACAGACCCGCAAGgggtggaagaggaagaggtggCGGCAGAGATAACCAACAAGGTGCTATTCAATTGCCTATCATGGGGCCTCCATTTGCGAACCTTGGAATGCCACCACCTAGTCCCATTCACTCTCTTACCCCTGGCATGTCTCCGATTCCCGGCGCTCCTGTTTTCATGCCTCCATTTCCCCCAGCTCTTGTCTGGCCTGGTGCTCGTGGAGTCGATGGTAATATGTTACCTGTTAACCCTGTTCTCTCACCTCTTCCTCCTGGACCATCAGGCCCAAGATTTCCTTCGATTGGCACTCCACCAAACCCCAACATGTTCTTTAACCCACCGGGTTCTGAAAGAGGAGGAGGCCCTCCCAACTTCTCCGGCTCTACATTCAATGTTCCTGGACCAATGGGACGTGGGATGCCTTCTTCTGATAAGAATGCAGGGGGATGGGTTCCTCCTCCTCGAGGTGGTGGACCTCCTGGGAAAGCTCCTTCAAGAGGAGAGCAAAATGACTATTCCCAGAACTTTGTGGATACTGGAATGCGTCCCCAGAATTTCATCCGAGAGCTGGAGCTTACCAATGTAGAAGACTATCCCAAGCTTAGGGAGCTCATACAAAAGAAAGATGAGATTGTGTCTAATTCCGCGTCTGCGCCAATGTATTTGAAAGGCGACTTGCATGAACTTGAGTTATCTCCCGAGCTGTTTGGAACAAAGTTTGATGTTATTCTTGTCGATCCACCGTGGGAGGAATATGTCCATAGAGCTCCTGGTGTTTCTGATACTATGGAGTATTGGTCATTTGAGGACATCATCAATCTTAAGATTGAG GCAATAGCTGACACTCCCTCCTTTGTCTTCCTTTGGGTTGGTGATGGTGTTGGGCTAGAGCAAGGGCGCCAATGCCTGAAGAAG TGGGGTTTCAGAAGGTGCGAAGACATTTGCTGGGTGAAGACCAACAAAAGTAGTGCAGCACCGACATTGCGCCACGATTCTCGTACTGTGTTTCAGCGCTCCAAG GAGCACTGCTTGATGGGGATAAAGGGTACTGTTCGACGTAGCACTGATGGACATATTATCCATGCTAACATTGACACTGATGTGATTATTGCTGAAGAGCCTCCCTACG TTGCAGGTTCGACTCAAAAGCCTGAAGATATGTATAGGATAATAGAGCATTTTGCACTTGGTCGGCGAAGGCTTGAGCTTTTTGGCGAAGATCACAATATTCGAGCTGGCTGGCTTACTGTTGGAAAAGGCCTTTCTTCCTCAAACTTCGAATCACaa TCTTTTGTGAGGAACTTTGCGGACAAGGATGGTAAAGTGTGGCAAGGGGGAGGAGGAAGGAATCCGCCTCCAGACGCACCGCATCTAGTTGTGACAACTCCTGATATCGAATCTCTGCGGCCCAAATCACCAATGAAGAATCAGCAACAACAATCATACACACCGTCTCTGGCCTCCTCTGCAAATAACTCAAACCGAAGAACCACGGGGAACTCACCACAAGCAAATCCTAATGTTGTTGTCTT
- the LOC106320571 gene encoding uncharacterized protein LOC106320571 has translation MAYSEGVFQRQIFQGFYIIAMVPLMQGTSPHSKRFPKSSKQKLRCSTIGRVDFMGPFPPPFKNKYILVAVDYVSKWVEAVASPTNDAKVVTKMFSSIIFPRFGVPRVVISDGGTHFINKAFQGMLKKNGVKHKVATTYHPQTSGQVEVSNREVKNILQKTVNTSRKDWSLKLDDALWAYRTAYKTPLGTIPVG, from the exons ATGGCATATTCAGAAGGTGTGTTCCAGAGGCAGATATTCCAGGGATTCTACATCATTGCCATGGTTCCTCTTATGCAGGGCACTTCGCCACATTCAAAACGATTTCCAAAATCCTCCAAGCag AAGTTGAGGTGTTCGACTATTGGGCGAGtcgacttcatgggaccattccctcCGCCCTTCAAGAACAAGTACATCCTGGTCGCcgttgactatgtctccaagtgggtagaagcagTGGCGAGTCCCACTAATGATGCAAAAGTGGTAACTAAGATGTTCAGCTCCATCATCTTTCCGAGATTTGGGGTACCTAGAGTGGTCATTAGCGATGGCGGaacacacttcatcaacaaggcatTTCAGGGCATGTTGAAGAAGAATGGGGTGAAACACAAGGTGGCTACCACTTACCACCCCCAGACGAGTGGACAGGTTGAAGTTTCCAACAGGGAAGTCAAGAACATTCTACAGAAAACTGTCAATACTTCGCGCAAAGACTGGTCGCTTAAGCTGGACGATGCTCTCTGGGCctacagaacagcctacaaaacaCCGCTAGGGACCATccctgttggg
- the LOC106320576 gene encoding methyltransferase-like protein 1 isoform X2, whose product MKKKSEESSLEKLSTWYEDGEQEGGERSEKRRLSAKASELESSRSKIKEDNKALEEYHDRDKRESGGRDRTHGSSSDSSKRRRWDEAAAADSERGDHNKSSKVSDSERSMKSSSREEKGKTRGIKEDDRDSPLKKGEVGRSSRSKTPDRSGRRHQESEQSEADYDKDRYSRSRGRDDGWSDRDRDQEGWKRRHSSSSDKDQKDGDLHYDRGREREYPRQGRERSEGERSHGRLCGRKDGNRGEAVKALSSGGVSNENYDVIEIQTKPLDGVMNFAQQPPKRPDEDWGYNQENRQRSETYGEDSRDEAGEASSDYSGAKARNQRGATPGRTNFMQTPNRGPQTPQGGMKGNRPARGGRGRGGGRDNQQGAIQLPIMGPPFANLGMPPPSPIHSLTPGMSPIPGAPVFMPPFPPALVWPGARGVDGNMLPVNPVLSPLPPGPSGPRFPSIGTPPNPNMFFNPPGSERGGGPPNFSGSTFNVPGPMGRGMPSSDKNAGGWVPPPRGGGPPGKAPSRGEQNDYSQNFVDTGMRPQNFIRELELTNVEDYPKLRELIQKKDEIVSNSASAPMYLKGDLHELELSPELFGTKFDVILVDPPWEEYVHRAPGVSDTMEYWSFEDIINLKIEAIADTPSFVFLWVGDGVGLEQGRQCLKKWGFRRCEDICWVKTNKSSAAPTLRHDSRTVFQRSKEHCLMGIKGTVRRSTDGHIIHANIDTDVIIAEEPPYGSTQKPEDMYRIIEHFALGRRRLELFGEDHNIRAGWLTVGKGLSSSNFESQSFVRNFADKDGKVWQGGGGRNPPPDAPHLVVTTPDIESLRPKSPMKNQQQQSYTPSLASSANNSNRRTTGNSPQANPNVVVLHQEASGSNFSVPPPHWAPSPATAPPPMESFRVPEGANNNPRPPEDKTFDMYGFN is encoded by the exons atgaagaaaaaatcaGAAGAGAGTTCGTTAGAAAAGCTGAGTACTTGGTATGAAGACGGAGAGCAGGAAGGTGGAGAGAGAAGCGAGAAGAGAAGATTGAGTGCAAAAGCATCGGAACTTGAGAGTTCCCGAAGTAAAATCAAGGAAGACAACAAGGCTCTTGAAGAGTATCACGATCGCGACAAAAGAGAAAGTGGTGGTCGGGATCGGACTCATGGGTCTTCTTCTGATTCGAGCAAGAGGAGGAGATGGGACGAAGCTGCTGCTGCTGACAGCGAAAGAGGGGATCACAACAAAAGCAGTAAGGTTTCTGATTCTGAGAGAAGTATGAAATCAAGTAGCAGAGAGGAGAAGGGTAAGACACGTGGCATTAAAGAAGATGATAGAGATAGTCCTCTTAAGAAAGGGGAAGTTGGTCGGTCTAGCAGGTCTAAGACACCAGACAGAAGTGGAAGGCGTCATCAAGAATCAGAACAATCAGAGGCTGACTATGACAAGGACAGATATAGCCGATCCAGAGGAAGAGATGATGGATGGTCTGATAGAGACAGGGATCAAGAAGGTTGGAAGAGAAGACATTCTAGTAGCAGTGATAAAGATCAGAAAGATGGGGACTTGCATTATGATCGTGGCAGGGAACGGGAGTATCCAAGGCAAGGACGTGAAAGGAGTGAAGGCGAGAGGTCACATGGTCGTTTGTGTGGTAGGAAAGATGGAAACAGGGGTGAGGCTGTTAAAGCTTTGTCAAGTGGCGGCGTTTCAAACGAGAATTATGATGTGATtgagattcaaaccaaaccactTGATGGGGTAATGAACTTTGCTCAGCAACCTCCCAAAAGGCCTGATGAAGATTGGGGTTACAACCAAGAAAACAGGCAGAGAAGTGAAACTTATGGTGAGGATTCGAGAGACGAAGCTGGTGAAGCTAGCTCTGATTACTCAGGAGCTAAAGCAAGAAACCAGAGAGGTGCAACACCTGGTCGGACCAATTTCATGCAAACGCCTAACCGAGGTCCGCAGACTCCACAAGGCGGCATGAAAGGGAACAGACCCGCAAGgggtggaagaggaagaggtggCGGCAGAGATAACCAACAAGGTGCTATTCAATTGCCTATCATGGGGCCTCCATTTGCGAACCTTGGAATGCCACCACCTAGTCCCATTCACTCTCTTACCCCTGGCATGTCTCCGATTCCCGGCGCTCCTGTTTTCATGCCTCCATTTCCCCCAGCTCTTGTCTGGCCTGGTGCTCGTGGAGTCGATGGTAATATGTTACCTGTTAACCCTGTTCTCTCACCTCTTCCTCCTGGACCATCAGGCCCAAGATTTCCTTCGATTGGCACTCCACCAAACCCCAACATGTTCTTTAACCCACCGGGTTCTGAAAGAGGAGGAGGCCCTCCCAACTTCTCCGGCTCTACATTCAATGTTCCTGGACCAATGGGACGTGGGATGCCTTCTTCTGATAAGAATGCAGGGGGATGGGTTCCTCCTCCTCGAGGTGGTGGACCTCCTGGGAAAGCTCCTTCAAGAGGAGAGCAAAATGACTATTCCCAGAACTTTGTGGATACTGGAATGCGTCCCCAGAATTTCATCCGAGAGCTGGAGCTTACCAATGTAGAAGACTATCCCAAGCTTAGGGAGCTCATACAAAAGAAAGATGAGATTGTGTCTAATTCCGCGTCTGCGCCAATGTATTTGAAAGGCGACTTGCATGAACTTGAGTTATCTCCCGAGCTGTTTGGAACAAAGTTTGATGTTATTCTTGTCGATCCACCGTGGGAGGAATATGTCCATAGAGCTCCTGGTGTTTCTGATACTATGGAGTATTGGTCATTTGAGGACATCATCAATCTTAAGATTGAG GCAATAGCTGACACTCCCTCCTTTGTCTTCCTTTGGGTTGGTGATGGTGTTGGGCTAGAGCAAGGGCGCCAATGCCTGAAGAAG TGGGGTTTCAGAAGGTGCGAAGACATTTGCTGGGTGAAGACCAACAAAAGTAGTGCAGCACCGACATTGCGCCACGATTCTCGTACTGTGTTTCAGCGCTCCAAG GAGCACTGCTTGATGGGGATAAAGGGTACTGTTCGACGTAGCACTGATGGACATATTATCCATGCTAACATTGACACTGATGTGATTATTGCTGAAGAGCCTCCCTACG GTTCGACTCAAAAGCCTGAAGATATGTATAGGATAATAGAGCATTTTGCACTTGGTCGGCGAAGGCTTGAGCTTTTTGGCGAAGATCACAATATTCGAGCTGGCTGGCTTACTGTTGGAAAAGGCCTTTCTTCCTCAAACTTCGAATCACaa TCTTTTGTGAGGAACTTTGCGGACAAGGATGGTAAAGTGTGGCAAGGGGGAGGAGGAAGGAATCCGCCTCCAGACGCACCGCATCTAGTTGTGACAACTCCTGATATCGAATCTCTGCGGCCCAAATCACCAATGAAGAATCAGCAACAACAATCATACACACCGTCTCTGGCCTCCTCTGCAAATAACTCAAACCGAAGAACCACGGGGAACTCACCACAAGCAAATCCTAATGTTGTTGTCTT
- the LOC106320576 gene encoding methyltransferase-like protein 1 isoform X1, translating into MKKKSEESSLEKLSTWYEDGEQEGGERSEKRRLSAKASELESSRSKIKEDNKALEEYHDRDKRESGGRDRTHGSSSDSSKRRRWDEAAAADSERGDHNKSSKVSDSERSMKSSSREEKGKTRGIKEDDRDSPLKKGEVGRSSRSKTPDRSGRRHQESEQSEADYDKDRYSRSRGRDDGWSDRDRDQEGWKRRHSSSSDKDQKDGDLHYDRGREREYPRQGRERSEGERSHGRLCGRKDGNRGEAVKALSSGGVSNENYDVIEIQTKPLDGVMNFAQQPPKRPDEDWGYNQENRQRSETYGEDSRDEAGEASSDYSGAKARNQRGATPGRTNFMQTPNRGPQTPQGGMKGNRPARGGRGRGGGRDNQQGAIQLPIMGPPFANLGMPPPSPIHSLTPGMSPIPGAPVFMPPFPPALVWPGARGVDGNMLPVNPVLSPLPPGPSGPRFPSIGTPPNPNMFFNPPGSERGGGPPNFSGSTFNVPGPMGRGMPSSDKNAGGWVPPPRGGGPPGKAPSRGEQNDYSQNFVDTGMRPQNFIRELELTNVEDYPKLRELIQKKDEIVSNSASAPMYLKGDLHELELSPELFGTKFDVILVDPPWEEYVHRAPGVSDTMEYWSFEDIINLKIEAIADTPSFVFLWVGDGVGLEQGRQCLKKWGFRRCEDICWVKTNKSSAAPTLRHDSRTVFQRSKEHCLMGIKGTVRRSTDGHIIHANIDTDVIIAEEPPYVAGSTQKPEDMYRIIEHFALGRRRLELFGEDHNIRAGWLTVGKGLSSSNFESQSFVRNFADKDGKVWQGGGGRNPPPDAPHLVVTTPDIESLRPKSPMKNQQQQSYTPSLASSANNSNRRTTGNSPQANPNVVVLHQEASGSNFSVPPPHWAPSPATAPPPMESFRVPEGANNNPRPPEDKTFDMYGFN; encoded by the exons atgaagaaaaaatcaGAAGAGAGTTCGTTAGAAAAGCTGAGTACTTGGTATGAAGACGGAGAGCAGGAAGGTGGAGAGAGAAGCGAGAAGAGAAGATTGAGTGCAAAAGCATCGGAACTTGAGAGTTCCCGAAGTAAAATCAAGGAAGACAACAAGGCTCTTGAAGAGTATCACGATCGCGACAAAAGAGAAAGTGGTGGTCGGGATCGGACTCATGGGTCTTCTTCTGATTCGAGCAAGAGGAGGAGATGGGACGAAGCTGCTGCTGCTGACAGCGAAAGAGGGGATCACAACAAAAGCAGTAAGGTTTCTGATTCTGAGAGAAGTATGAAATCAAGTAGCAGAGAGGAGAAGGGTAAGACACGTGGCATTAAAGAAGATGATAGAGATAGTCCTCTTAAGAAAGGGGAAGTTGGTCGGTCTAGCAGGTCTAAGACACCAGACAGAAGTGGAAGGCGTCATCAAGAATCAGAACAATCAGAGGCTGACTATGACAAGGACAGATATAGCCGATCCAGAGGAAGAGATGATGGATGGTCTGATAGAGACAGGGATCAAGAAGGTTGGAAGAGAAGACATTCTAGTAGCAGTGATAAAGATCAGAAAGATGGGGACTTGCATTATGATCGTGGCAGGGAACGGGAGTATCCAAGGCAAGGACGTGAAAGGAGTGAAGGCGAGAGGTCACATGGTCGTTTGTGTGGTAGGAAAGATGGAAACAGGGGTGAGGCTGTTAAAGCTTTGTCAAGTGGCGGCGTTTCAAACGAGAATTATGATGTGATtgagattcaaaccaaaccactTGATGGGGTAATGAACTTTGCTCAGCAACCTCCCAAAAGGCCTGATGAAGATTGGGGTTACAACCAAGAAAACAGGCAGAGAAGTGAAACTTATGGTGAGGATTCGAGAGACGAAGCTGGTGAAGCTAGCTCTGATTACTCAGGAGCTAAAGCAAGAAACCAGAGAGGTGCAACACCTGGTCGGACCAATTTCATGCAAACGCCTAACCGAGGTCCGCAGACTCCACAAGGCGGCATGAAAGGGAACAGACCCGCAAGgggtggaagaggaagaggtggCGGCAGAGATAACCAACAAGGTGCTATTCAATTGCCTATCATGGGGCCTCCATTTGCGAACCTTGGAATGCCACCACCTAGTCCCATTCACTCTCTTACCCCTGGCATGTCTCCGATTCCCGGCGCTCCTGTTTTCATGCCTCCATTTCCCCCAGCTCTTGTCTGGCCTGGTGCTCGTGGAGTCGATGGTAATATGTTACCTGTTAACCCTGTTCTCTCACCTCTTCCTCCTGGACCATCAGGCCCAAGATTTCCTTCGATTGGCACTCCACCAAACCCCAACATGTTCTTTAACCCACCGGGTTCTGAAAGAGGAGGAGGCCCTCCCAACTTCTCCGGCTCTACATTCAATGTTCCTGGACCAATGGGACGTGGGATGCCTTCTTCTGATAAGAATGCAGGGGGATGGGTTCCTCCTCCTCGAGGTGGTGGACCTCCTGGGAAAGCTCCTTCAAGAGGAGAGCAAAATGACTATTCCCAGAACTTTGTGGATACTGGAATGCGTCCCCAGAATTTCATCCGAGAGCTGGAGCTTACCAATGTAGAAGACTATCCCAAGCTTAGGGAGCTCATACAAAAGAAAGATGAGATTGTGTCTAATTCCGCGTCTGCGCCAATGTATTTGAAAGGCGACTTGCATGAACTTGAGTTATCTCCCGAGCTGTTTGGAACAAAGTTTGATGTTATTCTTGTCGATCCACCGTGGGAGGAATATGTCCATAGAGCTCCTGGTGTTTCTGATACTATGGAGTATTGGTCATTTGAGGACATCATCAATCTTAAGATTGAG GCAATAGCTGACACTCCCTCCTTTGTCTTCCTTTGGGTTGGTGATGGTGTTGGGCTAGAGCAAGGGCGCCAATGCCTGAAGAAG TGGGGTTTCAGAAGGTGCGAAGACATTTGCTGGGTGAAGACCAACAAAAGTAGTGCAGCACCGACATTGCGCCACGATTCTCGTACTGTGTTTCAGCGCTCCAAG GAGCACTGCTTGATGGGGATAAAGGGTACTGTTCGACGTAGCACTGATGGACATATTATCCATGCTAACATTGACACTGATGTGATTATTGCTGAAGAGCCTCCCTACG TTGCAGGTTCGACTCAAAAGCCTGAAGATATGTATAGGATAATAGAGCATTTTGCACTTGGTCGGCGAAGGCTTGAGCTTTTTGGCGAAGATCACAATATTCGAGCTGGCTGGCTTACTGTTGGAAAAGGCCTTTCTTCCTCAAACTTCGAATCACaa TCTTTTGTGAGGAACTTTGCGGACAAGGATGGTAAAGTGTGGCAAGGGGGAGGAGGAAGGAATCCGCCTCCAGACGCACCGCATCTAGTTGTGACAACTCCTGATATCGAATCTCTGCGGCCCAAATCACCAATGAAGAATCAGCAACAACAATCATACACACCGTCTCTGGCCTCCTCTGCAAATAACTCAAACCGAAGAACCACGGGGAACTCACCACAAGCAAATCCTAATGTTGTTGTCTT